The Pantanalinema sp. genome window below encodes:
- a CDS encoding recombinase family protein gives MSKVVGYIWMHPEAINAEKVRAERHAIEAYCAAHNLALDGMQVDAGALGNALERPEMKAIAEKSEITVVVASMVSLGRRFHDVATVLAEFNHKDIRFISVEENIDTGRPDGQQLLKLFVTIPQVASWVRAPKPAAETKVFVRNREVLHNGGTCPYGYTLDEMTNQFVVSRTEAAVIQRIFHERAAGRSLRQIANDLTRDAIATKRGGRWQANTVKTILENIFYTGDYQCQGRLYPNDHEAVISKDLFAQVNSAQEILQVC, from the coding sequence ATGAGCAAGGTCGTCGGTTACATCTGGATGCACCCCGAAGCCATCAACGCCGAGAAGGTTCGCGCCGAGCGCCATGCGATCGAGGCCTACTGCGCGGCTCACAACCTCGCCCTGGACGGGATGCAGGTCGATGCCGGCGCCCTGGGCAACGCCCTCGAGCGGCCCGAGATGAAGGCGATCGCCGAGAAGTCCGAGATCACCGTCGTCGTCGCCTCGATGGTCAGCCTCGGCCGCCGCTTCCACGACGTCGCTACCGTGCTCGCCGAGTTCAACCACAAGGACATCCGCTTCATCAGCGTCGAGGAGAACATCGACACCGGCCGCCCCGACGGCCAGCAGCTCCTCAAGCTCTTCGTGACCATTCCCCAGGTCGCCAGCTGGGTCCGCGCCCCCAAGCCCGCCGCCGAGACCAAGGTCTTCGTCCGCAACCGCGAGGTGCTCCACAACGGCGGCACCTGCCCCTACGGCTACACTCTCGACGAGATGACCAACCAGTTCGTCGTCAGCCGCACCGAGGCCGCCGTGATCCAGCGCATCTTCCACGAGCGCGCCGCGGGCCGCAGCCTTCGCCAGATCGCCAACGACCTCACCCGTGATGCGATCGCCACCAAGCGCGGCGGCCGCTGGCAGGCCAACACCGTTAAGACCATCCTCGAGAACATCTTCTACACCGGCGACTACCAGTGCCAGGGCCGCCTCTACCCCAACGACCACGAGGCCGTCATCTCCAAGGACCTCTTCGCCCAGGTCAACTCGGCCCAGGAGATCCTCCAGGTCTGCTAG
- a CDS encoding endonuclease MutS2: MDEKTLKMLEWPRVVELLCERATTESGKDRCRAIEIHTDLDAVSHALRLTTEARGLLIETQTFPMGGLQDLRGAIRRLDQGADLDGHELTAIAHTLVAARRLKSFLSDHDEEFPALAELGVPIVPLPKLTDEILRCFDPSGEVADHASPALGAIRRKLHETQGEIRTRLQRMLRSHANALQETIITMRGERFVLPVRSDAKGQVPGIVHDQSSTGMTLFIEPMAVVDLNNQVTKAHLDERDEIARILARLTQLVSANSEEIRWTMEAVAEIDFTYAKARLSMALDGHHPRLDREGATVVYGARHPLLVARGLSSETKGAKVVPIDVGVGDRHQVVVITGPNTGGKTVTLKTLGLVTLMTQAGLHPPVAPGSQVAVFRKVFADIGDEQSLQQNLSTFSGHMRNIIRITTYADHRTLVLLDELGAGTDPQEGAALARALIDVFIERGSRLVATTHYGELKLLAYEKSGIINASVEFDVKSLSPTYRLLMGVPGQSNAITIASALGLPPVVAASAKEYLSRGKDDAAEVISRLEAEQHAAAVARADADRKLAEAERMRAEYEAKLANWSQERKDLREKARDALDQELESARAEIASVTRELQGARTAQTAQKAHDRISKLKHRMQKTERPANTVNARTLLVGDRVFLPRLNQTGIVQSLPDASGEVVLQIGIMKVTARLAELQIEPKGGDKGAKAASKASAPEPQAFKPSRKAGRSGAEEPGRQAGMEIDLRGMMVHEAITELENFLDTAMEADLKSVWIIHGAGTGALRKGIRDHLRTSPYAASFRPGGHGEGGDGVTVVQLS; this comes from the coding sequence ATGGACGAAAAAACACTGAAGATGCTCGAGTGGCCCCGCGTCGTGGAGCTGCTCTGTGAACGCGCCACCACCGAGTCGGGCAAGGACCGCTGCAGGGCGATCGAGATTCACACCGACCTGGACGCCGTCTCCCACGCGCTGCGCCTGACCACCGAGGCCAGAGGGCTCTTGATCGAGACCCAGACCTTCCCCATGGGCGGCCTCCAGGATCTGCGCGGCGCCATCCGCCGGCTGGACCAGGGCGCGGACCTCGACGGCCACGAGCTGACGGCGATCGCGCACACGCTGGTCGCCGCGCGCCGGCTCAAGAGCTTCCTCTCGGATCACGACGAGGAGTTCCCGGCGCTCGCCGAGCTCGGCGTGCCGATCGTGCCCCTGCCCAAGCTGACCGACGAGATCCTGCGCTGCTTCGACCCCTCGGGGGAGGTGGCCGATCACGCGAGCCCCGCGCTCGGCGCCATCCGCCGCAAGCTGCACGAGACCCAGGGCGAGATCCGCACCCGTCTCCAGCGCATGCTGCGCTCGCACGCGAACGCGCTCCAGGAGACGATCATCACCATGCGCGGCGAGCGCTTCGTGCTGCCCGTGCGCTCGGACGCCAAGGGCCAGGTGCCGGGCATCGTCCACGACCAGTCCTCGACCGGCATGACCCTCTTCATCGAGCCCATGGCCGTGGTCGACCTGAACAACCAGGTCACCAAGGCCCACCTGGACGAGCGGGACGAGATCGCCCGCATCCTCGCGCGCCTGACCCAGCTGGTCTCGGCCAACAGCGAGGAGATCCGCTGGACCATGGAGGCCGTCGCCGAGATCGACTTCACCTACGCCAAGGCCCGGCTCTCCATGGCCCTCGACGGCCACCACCCGCGCCTCGACCGCGAGGGCGCCACCGTCGTGTACGGCGCGCGCCACCCCCTCCTGGTGGCACGGGGGCTCTCGAGCGAGACCAAGGGCGCCAAGGTCGTCCCCATCGACGTGGGGGTGGGCGATCGCCACCAGGTGGTCGTCATCACCGGCCCCAACACCGGCGGCAAGACCGTCACCCTCAAGACCCTGGGCCTGGTCACCCTCATGACCCAGGCTGGCCTCCACCCGCCGGTCGCGCCCGGCTCCCAGGTGGCGGTGTTCCGCAAGGTCTTCGCCGACATCGGCGACGAGCAGAGCCTCCAGCAGAACCTCTCGACCTTCTCGGGTCACATGCGCAACATCATCCGGATCACGACCTATGCCGACCACCGGACGCTGGTGCTCCTGGACGAGCTGGGCGCGGGCACCGATCCCCAGGAGGGGGCGGCCCTGGCGCGGGCCCTCATCGACGTGTTCATCGAGCGCGGCAGCCGGCTGGTGGCGACCACCCACTACGGCGAGCTGAAGCTCTTGGCCTACGAGAAGTCAGGGATCATCAACGCCTCGGTGGAGTTCGACGTCAAGAGCCTCTCGCCGACCTACCGCCTCTTGATGGGCGTGCCGGGCCAGTCCAACGCCATCACCATCGCCTCGGCCCTCGGCCTTCCCCCCGTGGTGGCGGCCTCGGCCAAGGAGTACCTGAGCCGGGGCAAGGACGATGCCGCCGAGGTCATCTCGCGCCTCGAGGCCGAGCAGCACGCCGCCGCGGTCGCCCGCGCCGACGCGGACCGCAAGCTGGCCGAGGCCGAGCGCATGCGCGCCGAGTACGAGGCCAAGCTCGCCAACTGGAGCCAGGAGCGCAAGGACCTGCGCGAGAAGGCCCGCGACGCCCTCGACCAGGAGCTCGAGTCCGCCCGCGCGGAGATCGCCTCGGTCACCCGCGAGCTCCAGGGCGCCCGGACCGCCCAGACCGCCCAGAAGGCCCACGACCGGATCAGCAAGCTCAAGCACCGCATGCAGAAGACGGAGCGCCCGGCCAACACCGTCAACGCGCGCACGCTGCTGGTGGGCGATCGCGTCTTCCTGCCGCGCCTCAACCAGACGGGGATCGTCCAGTCCCTGCCGGACGCGAGCGGCGAGGTCGTGCTCCAGATCGGGATCATGAAGGTGACGGCCAGGCTCGCCGAGCTGCAGATCGAGCCCAAGGGCGGTGACAAGGGCGCAAAGGCGGCCTCCAAGGCAAGCGCGCCGGAGCCCCAGGCCTTCAAGCCCTCCAGGAAGGCCGGCCGCTCGGGCGCCGAGGAGCCCGGCCGCCAGGCCGGGATGGAGATCGATCTGCGCGGCATGATGGTTCACGAGGCGATCACCGAGCTCGAAAACTTCCTCGACACGGCCATGGAGGCCGATCTCAAGAGCGTCTGGATCATCCACGGCGCCGGTACCGGTGCGCTGCGCAAGGGGATCCGCGATCACCTGAGGACCAGCCCCTACGCCGCCTCGTTCCGACCGGGCGGGCACGGCGAGGGCGGCGACGGGGTCACGGTCGTCCAGCTTTCTTGA
- a CDS encoding FHA domain-containing protein, whose product MSDTTNSIAATVKLVITRGGTVGKEFAVETGGETLIGRWDPDGGAFPEVDLTSDDPEAKISRKHARIFIENGEYFVEDLGSLNGTYVNRGPRLLPGSPQAIKDGDEIVMGKTFFKFFQA is encoded by the coding sequence ATGAGCGACACCACGAATTCCATCGCCGCCACGGTCAAGCTGGTCATCACCCGCGGCGGGACCGTGGGCAAGGAGTTCGCCGTCGAGACCGGCGGCGAGACGCTGATCGGCCGCTGGGACCCGGACGGCGGCGCCTTCCCCGAGGTGGACCTGACGTCGGACGACCCCGAGGCCAAGATCTCGCGCAAGCACGCGCGGATCTTCATCGAGAACGGCGAGTACTTCGTCGAGGACCTCGGCAGCCTCAACGGCACCTACGTCAACCGCGGCCCGCGCCTCCTGCCCGGCAGCCCCCAGGCCATCAAGGACGGCGACGAGATCGTCATGGGCAAGACCTTCTTCAAGTTCTTCCAGGCCTAG
- a CDS encoding FHA domain-containing protein: MSVCTACSHENQSGIQFCDECGAKLELVSSVPASDVAASYPQPGTLGAPASYRAKLVITRGGTVGKEFVLEISGETHVGRWDPDGGSFPEVDLTSDDAEAKISRKHARLFVEEGEYFVEDLGSLNGTYVNRGPRLMPGSPQLVKAGDEIVMGKTFFKLLEA; this comes from the coding sequence ATGAGCGTCTGCACGGCTTGTAGCCACGAAAACCAGTCGGGCATCCAGTTCTGCGACGAGTGCGGCGCGAAGCTGGAGCTCGTTTCGAGCGTCCCCGCCTCGGATGTCGCCGCCTCGTACCCCCAGCCGGGAACGCTCGGAGCACCCGCGAGCTACCGCGCCAAGCTGGTCATCACCCGCGGCGGGACCGTCGGCAAGGAGTTCGTTCTCGAGATCTCGGGCGAGACCCATGTCGGCCGCTGGGATCCGGACGGCGGATCCTTCCCCGAGGTCGATCTGACCTCGGACGACGCCGAGGCCAAGATCTCGCGCAAGCACGCGCGCCTCTTCGTCGAGGAGGGCGAGTACTTCGTCGAGGACCTCGGCAGCCTGAACGGCACCTACGTCAACCGCGGCCCGCGACTGATGCCGGGCAGCCCGCAGCTGGTCAAGGCCGGTGACGAGATCGTCATGGGCAAGACCTTCTTCAAGCTCCTCGAAGCCTAG